The following proteins come from a genomic window of Microbacterium sp. JZ31:
- a CDS encoding iron-siderophore ABC transporter substrate-binding protein, protein MRIARTLGATVVAAALTASLAACSTSSTPAGGESSAPGGDAGVFPVEVEHALGTTTIDAKPERVASIGWGNQDVALALGVAPVGADDQTWSMDGSDGLGLYEWTTDAYAELGADEPVVFSTTDGIDFEAIADTTPDLIIAAYSGPTEEEYATLTEIAPTVAYPGVAWYTPWRDSILLNAKALGLAEEGEALVADLEQQIADATADSDFAGKSAAFLYLNPADLSTTSIYATGDSRAAFLADLGFDVPAAAKEADEAGTFYLDISAENVDKLADVDVIVSYGGEDLLPALQADPLWSTLPAVQNGAVVAVGAGDDLSGAVSPTALSIPWMLDTYVGLLDDAIAQSE, encoded by the coding sequence TTGCGCATCGCACGCACCCTCGGCGCGACCGTCGTCGCCGCCGCCCTGACCGCCTCGCTGGCGGCCTGCTCGACCTCCTCGACCCCCGCCGGCGGCGAGAGCTCCGCGCCCGGGGGCGACGCGGGCGTGTTCCCCGTCGAGGTCGAGCACGCGCTCGGCACGACGACCATCGACGCCAAGCCGGAGCGCGTGGCCTCGATCGGCTGGGGCAACCAGGACGTGGCCCTCGCCCTCGGCGTCGCGCCGGTGGGCGCCGACGACCAGACCTGGTCGATGGACGGATCGGACGGCCTCGGCCTCTACGAGTGGACGACGGACGCGTACGCTGAGCTCGGCGCCGACGAGCCCGTGGTGTTCTCCACGACCGACGGCATCGACTTCGAGGCCATCGCGGACACCACGCCCGACCTCATCATCGCCGCGTACTCGGGCCCCACCGAGGAGGAGTACGCCACCCTCACCGAGATCGCCCCGACCGTCGCGTACCCCGGTGTCGCCTGGTACACGCCGTGGCGCGACAGCATCCTGCTCAACGCGAAGGCTCTCGGCCTCGCCGAGGAGGGGGAGGCCCTCGTCGCCGACCTGGAGCAGCAGATCGCGGACGCGACCGCCGACTCCGACTTCGCGGGCAAGAGCGCCGCGTTCCTCTACCTGAACCCCGCGGACCTGTCGACCACGTCGATCTACGCGACGGGCGACTCGCGCGCCGCGTTCCTCGCGGACCTCGGCTTCGACGTCCCGGCCGCCGCGAAGGAGGCCGACGAGGCCGGCACCTTCTACCTCGACATCTCGGCCGAGAACGTCGACAAGCTCGCCGACGTGGACGTCATCGTCTCGTACGGCGGCGAGGACCTGCTTCCGGCCCTGCAGGCCGACCCGCTGTGGAGCACGCTGCCCGCCGTCCAGAACGGCGCCGTGGTGGCCGTCGGCGCCGGCGACGACCTGAGCGGCGCCGTGTCGCCGACCGCTCTGTCCATCCCGTGGATGCTTGACACCTACGTCGGTCTCCTGGACGACGCAATCGCCCAGTCGGAGTGA
- a CDS encoding FecCD family ABC transporter permease gives MSVLSDAPRRAVGPRPTARRPAFLLGAILVLAASVGLSLALGSRSVSLAEVVDGLTAWFGGRTSEDIGAIAVQERIPRTVLALMAGAALGLSGALMQAVTRNPIADPGILGVNTGAALFVVCGIAFLGITSAVQFLVLALIGGSLVAVFVYVVGSVGPGGSTPIKLALAGAATTAALSSLVSAVLLPRIAAMDVFRFWQVGGVAGADWGTMAIIAPLLLVAAAAALLCAPMLNALALGDEVAVGLGVNVTVGRLVASAAGVILCAAVTAIAGPIAFVGLMVPHVARMLFGPDQRWLLPVCALGGAALLTVSDTIGRLIGSPGEVEAGIVTAFVGAPILVIIARRTRMKAL, from the coding sequence GTGAGCGTTCTCTCTGATGCGCCGCGGCGCGCAGTCGGTCCCCGGCCGACTGCGCGCCGTCCGGCGTTCCTGCTCGGCGCGATCCTCGTGCTCGCGGCGTCCGTCGGGCTCTCCCTCGCACTCGGATCCCGCTCCGTCTCCCTCGCCGAGGTGGTCGACGGGCTGACGGCCTGGTTCGGCGGACGGACCTCCGAGGACATCGGCGCCATCGCGGTGCAGGAGCGCATCCCCCGCACGGTCCTCGCGCTCATGGCCGGCGCCGCGCTGGGCCTGTCCGGCGCGCTGATGCAGGCCGTCACGCGCAACCCGATCGCGGATCCGGGAATCCTCGGCGTCAACACGGGAGCCGCGCTCTTCGTGGTGTGCGGCATCGCCTTCCTCGGCATCACATCGGCCGTGCAGTTCCTGGTGCTCGCCCTGATCGGCGGCAGCCTCGTGGCGGTGTTCGTCTATGTGGTCGGCTCCGTCGGCCCGGGCGGCTCGACCCCGATCAAGCTCGCGCTGGCCGGCGCAGCGACCACGGCGGCACTGTCGTCGCTCGTGAGCGCGGTGCTGCTGCCGCGCATCGCGGCCATGGACGTCTTCCGGTTCTGGCAGGTCGGCGGCGTCGCCGGCGCCGACTGGGGCACGATGGCGATCATCGCGCCGCTGCTGCTCGTCGCCGCGGCCGCCGCCCTCCTGTGCGCCCCCATGCTCAATGCGCTCGCGCTCGGCGACGAGGTCGCCGTCGGGCTCGGCGTGAACGTCACGGTCGGTCGCCTCGTCGCCTCCGCGGCCGGCGTGATCCTGTGCGCGGCCGTCACGGCCATCGCCGGCCCCATCGCCTTCGTCGGGCTCATGGTGCCGCACGTCGCGCGCATGCTGTTCGGGCCGGACCAGCGCTGGCTGCTCCCCGTCTGCGCGCTCGGCGGCGCGGCCCTGCTCACCGTCTCCGACACGATCGGGCGCCTGATCGGCAGCCCCGGAGAAGTCGAGGCCGGGATCGTGACGGCCTTCGTCGGCGCCCCGATCCTCGTCATCATCGCCCGCCGCACGCGGATGAAGGCCCTCTGA